From Segatella copri, the proteins below share one genomic window:
- a CDS encoding bifunctional 4-hydroxy-2-oxoglutarate aldolase/2-dehydro-3-deoxy-phosphogluconate aldolase — protein MAKFSKMQVMAAMKETGMVPVFFNKDVEICKNVIKACYEGGVRVFEFTNRGDFAHEIFGELVKWADKACPEMILGAGTVVDAGTASLYLQLGANFIVGPNFNPEIAPVCNRRLVPYSPGCGSVTEINNAQAAGCDVTKVFPAGNVGGPSFVKNVMAPLRWSNIMVTGAVEPTEENLTPWIKAGVLCVGMGSKLFPKETVAAGDWAAITAKCQEALGYIAKARA, from the coding sequence ATGGCAAAGTTTAGCAAAATGCAGGTTATGGCAGCCATGAAAGAGACTGGTATGGTACCTGTTTTCTTCAATAAGGATGTTGAAATCTGCAAGAACGTCATCAAGGCTTGTTACGAGGGTGGCGTACGTGTTTTCGAGTTTACTAACCGTGGTGACTTCGCTCACGAGATTTTCGGAGAGTTGGTAAAGTGGGCCGACAAGGCTTGTCCTGAGATGATCTTGGGTGCAGGTACAGTTGTTGATGCCGGTACAGCTTCTCTGTATCTCCAGCTCGGCGCTAACTTCATCGTAGGTCCTAACTTCAACCCAGAGATTGCTCCAGTTTGCAACCGTCGTTTGGTTCCTTATTCACCAGGTTGCGGTTCTGTAACTGAAATAAATAATGCTCAGGCTGCCGGTTGCGACGTAACCAAGGTATTCCCAGCAGGTAACGTAGGCGGTCCTTCATTCGTCAAGAACGTAATGGCACCTTTGCGTTGGAGCAACATCATGGTAACAGGTGCGGTAGAGCCAACAGAGGAGAATCTTACTCCTTGGATCAAGGCTGGCGTTCTCTGTGTAGGTATGGGCTCTAAGCTCTTCCCTAAGGAGACTGTTGCTGCTGGCGACTGGGCTGCCATCACAGCCAAGTGTCAGGAGGCTCTCGGATACATCGCGAAGGCTCGCGCTTAA
- a CDS encoding PfkB family carbohydrate kinase, whose amino-acid sequence MAKIVTLGEIMLRLSPEGNDRFIQSESLRIIPGGGEANVAVSLANYGHDAYFVSKLPKHEIGQIAVNGLRRYGVNTEFIARGGDRVGLYYAETGASMRPSKVIYDRAHSAIAEADPSDFDFDKIMEGAQWFHWSGITPAISDKAAELTKLACEAAKRHGVTVSVDLNFRKKLWTSEKAISVMRPLMKYVDVCIGNEEDAQLCLGFKPDADVEGGKTDAEGYYGIFKGMMKEFGFKYVVSTLRESLSATHNGWKALIYDGKEFYQSKHYDINPIIDRVGGGDSFSGGLIHGLLTKETQGEALEFAVAASALKHTIPGDFNLVSVDEVESLAGGNANGRVQR is encoded by the coding sequence ATGGCAAAAATTGTAACATTAGGCGAGATCATGCTTCGTTTATCACCAGAAGGCAATGATCGTTTCATTCAGAGTGAATCACTTCGCATCATCCCTGGTGGTGGTGAGGCTAACGTAGCTGTAAGCTTGGCTAACTATGGTCATGATGCTTACTTCGTATCTAAGCTCCCTAAGCACGAGATCGGTCAGATTGCTGTCAACGGTCTCCGTCGTTACGGCGTTAACACAGAGTTCATCGCTCGTGGTGGCGACCGCGTAGGTCTCTACTATGCCGAGACTGGTGCTTCTATGCGCCCATCCAAGGTAATCTACGACCGTGCACACAGCGCAATTGCTGAGGCTGACCCATCTGATTTCGATTTCGACAAGATTATGGAGGGTGCCCAGTGGTTCCATTGGAGCGGTATTACTCCAGCTATTAGCGACAAGGCTGCTGAGCTTACCAAGTTGGCTTGTGAGGCTGCTAAGCGTCACGGCGTAACTGTTTCTGTTGACCTCAACTTCCGCAAGAAGCTCTGGACTTCAGAGAAGGCTATCTCTGTTATGCGTCCTCTGATGAAGTATGTTGATGTTTGTATCGGTAATGAGGAAGATGCTCAGCTCTGCCTGGGCTTCAAGCCAGATGCTGACGTAGAGGGCGGTAAGACTGATGCTGAGGGTTACTACGGAATCTTCAAGGGCATGATGAAGGAGTTCGGATTCAAGTATGTTGTTTCTACTCTCCGCGAATCTCTCTCTGCTACACATAACGGCTGGAAGGCTCTTATCTATGATGGTAAGGAGTTCTATCAGAGCAAGCACTACGACATCAACCCTATCATCGACCGCGTTGGTGGTGGCGACTCTTTCTCTGGTGGTCTGATCCACGGTCTTCTTACTAAGGAGACTCAGGGCGAGGCTCTTGAGTTTGCAGTAGCTGCTTCTGCTTTGAAGCATACTATCCCTGGCGACTTCAACCTGGTATCTGTTGACGAGGTAGAGAGCCTGGCTGGAGGTAACGCTAATGGTCGAGTTCAGAGATAA